The following proteins are co-located in the Armatimonadota bacterium genome:
- a CDS encoding cellulase family glycosylhydrolase — protein MNSFKSLSLLASAMFFSSLASVSYGQGNPPGDPPGETELNELSCTDPIPKYLRYGVNLDGVYQADWAYMLGRPCYDERRLDDLLIEADFVKLRLAGFEHVRIPISPVAFGVHDQTGKVEPSFIFKREASDPSFSPGNWPVGYHINAQENFEALAADIIAAQAQGLDVILDCHPWLVSQAHYDYEWKGGAGTTKPPSGTFLENFCTDGPMPIPITQNHPLPKFWSSFLAELRIHLDVLENPLCGGNVFQGIHFEVLNEPMVNFWGQISETQYGPRYSEGASNTSLDPAIDRQWKFDQLANWKAIQAQAIKAIYTEVDPEGNRIIVSTLTNLVDSFGEQKRQPLVPGTPTYQFTPYSPSEMTAIGCPESYSRRLIYAYHPYLPFKYTHKEPIGGIAPEYLKKRDYGDNFVAPHTSFFYRDNILESENSSTRTKAMPYMFDWVGSYDNPAIIATEFGVIKRDGDPYAEPDPVPTNPTTLDVDDWQRYKWHYDLRTLMEAHNSAWTVFGYTSTWGVTGRFVYLERFKLNENPIYHRSITRNGGGVIHPMMIQALFSDTRPSDGNDD, from the coding sequence ATGAATTCGTTCAAATCACTCTCACTTTTGGCATCAGCCATGTTCTTCAGTTCGTTGGCATCTGTTTCGTATGGGCAAGGTAATCCTCCGGGCGACCCACCGGGTGAAACTGAGTTGAATGAGCTAAGTTGCACTGATCCCATACCAAAGTACTTACGCTATGGCGTAAATCTTGACGGCGTGTATCAGGCAGATTGGGCATACATGCTTGGGCGACCTTGCTACGACGAGCGCCGACTAGATGACTTACTCATAGAGGCAGACTTTGTCAAGCTCCGTCTTGCTGGTTTTGAGCATGTTCGGATTCCGATTTCACCAGTGGCTTTCGGAGTCCATGACCAAACGGGCAAAGTCGAGCCAAGTTTCATATTTAAGAGAGAGGCTTCCGATCCATCCTTTAGCCCCGGTAATTGGCCAGTTGGATATCATATCAATGCCCAAGAGAATTTCGAGGCTCTTGCCGCCGACATCATTGCGGCACAAGCCCAAGGACTAGATGTCATTTTGGATTGCCATCCTTGGCTTGTGTCTCAAGCGCACTACGATTATGAGTGGAAAGGCGGTGCTGGAACAACGAAGCCACCATCGGGGACTTTCTTAGAAAATTTCTGCACCGATGGCCCCATGCCAATTCCGATCACTCAAAATCATCCACTACCAAAGTTTTGGTCCTCATTTTTGGCGGAACTTAGAATTCATCTAGACGTTCTTGAAAATCCGCTCTGCGGAGGAAATGTGTTTCAGGGCATTCACTTTGAAGTTTTGAATGAACCGATGGTGAATTTTTGGGGGCAAATAAGTGAAACGCAGTATGGTCCGCGATACTCCGAGGGTGCGTCGAATACATCTCTGGATCCTGCGATTGATCGACAGTGGAAGTTCGATCAACTGGCCAACTGGAAAGCAATCCAAGCCCAAGCAATAAAGGCTATTTACACTGAGGTCGATCCGGAAGGCAACCGGATTATTGTGTCGACTCTCACGAATCTTGTTGATAGTTTTGGCGAGCAAAAGCGGCAACCACTTGTCCCTGGAACGCCAACTTACCAATTCACACCGTACAGCCCCAGCGAAATGACGGCGATTGGGTGTCCAGAAAGTTACAGCCGGCGACTGATTTATGCCTATCATCCGTATTTGCCATTCAAGTACACGCACAAAGAACCGATAGGCGGAATCGCACCAGAGTATCTAAAAAAGCGAGATTACGGCGACAATTTTGTTGCTCCCCATACCTCATTTTTCTATCGCGATAATATCCTGGAAAGTGAGAACTCCAGCACAAGAACGAAGGCGATGCCCTACATGTTTGATTGGGTCGGCTCCTACGATAACCCCGCAATTATTGCAACGGAATTTGGCGTCATAAAGCGTGATGGAGACCCATACGCGGAACCGGACCCTGTACCCACAAATCCTACTACGCTGGACGTAGACGACTGGCAACGATACAAATGGCACTATGACTTGCGCACTCTAATGGAGGCTCACAACTCTGCATGGACAGTCTTTGGATATACCAGTACTTGGGGCGTGACTGGCAGGTTTGTCTATCTTGAGCGGTTTAAACTCAACGAAAACCCAATATATCACCGAAGTATAACCCGAAATGGCGGGGGAGTGATTCATCCGATGATGATCCAGGCTCTCTTCAGTGATACCAGACCAAGTGACGGTAATGATGACTAA
- a CDS encoding PEP-CTERM sorting domain-containing protein (PEP-CTERM proteins occur, often in large numbers, in the proteomes of bacteria that also encode an exosortase, a predicted intramembrane cysteine proteinase. The presence of a PEP-CTERM domain at a protein's C-terminus predicts cleavage within the sorting domain, followed by covalent anchoring to some some component of the (usually Gram-negative) cell surface. Many PEP-CTERM proteins exhibit an unusual sequence composition that includes large numbers of potential glycosylation sites. Expression of one such protein has been shown restore the ability of a bacterium to form floc, a type of biofilm.) translates to MREVNVPGQTNLRITGINNSGQMSAQSSDVNFTTSSIHRININGQVESATAGSLQYFAVRSGGISEAGEVVINGAPRAGTGVKPVGYWTPGVGATSLVSVEPAFYSIGTFNMNSSHVAVGWAQYTGPDSSVPSGMAMAFSPTSGGTLNPGYWDGDNMARDIDEAGNIVGCVNLNPIMWRPDGSYVSLAQPNTYGSACSINSSGLISGTLNDSAGKHLAIWNTSGQLLHKIYIGDKDSTPNPQSEQMYMNENGDVVVTVLKNGALRHCFWSESTGLLDITTSFTNTSGGRLNIMGINNRREMIAGGYFGNAYKQNLLLTPVPEPSELIVLGVGLVGVVLRRRKRKATR, encoded by the coding sequence ATGCGTGAAGTCAACGTGCCGGGACAAACCAATCTCAGGATCACCGGAATCAATAACTCTGGACAGATGTCTGCCCAGAGTAGCGATGTAAACTTTACAACTTCCAGCATTCACCGGATAAATATCAATGGGCAAGTCGAGTCCGCAACTGCCGGAAGTCTCCAGTATTTTGCTGTTCGCTCGGGCGGGATCAGTGAGGCAGGTGAAGTTGTGATCAACGGTGCGCCGCGTGCAGGAACAGGTGTAAAGCCAGTCGGTTATTGGACGCCAGGCGTAGGAGCAACAAGCCTAGTTTCTGTTGAGCCAGCTTTCTATAGTATCGGAACTTTCAATATGAACAGTTCCCATGTTGCAGTGGGCTGGGCGCAGTACACCGGACCTGACAGTTCAGTTCCCTCCGGTATGGCGATGGCGTTCTCTCCTACCAGCGGCGGTACGCTGAACCCAGGCTATTGGGACGGCGACAACATGGCCAGAGACATCGATGAAGCCGGAAACATTGTCGGATGTGTAAACCTAAATCCGATAATGTGGCGACCAGATGGAAGTTATGTTTCACTGGCCCAGCCGAACACGTATGGGTCGGCATGCAGCATCAATTCCAGCGGTCTCATTAGCGGCACACTGAACGATTCGGCCGGCAAACACCTTGCAATCTGGAATACATCTGGTCAGTTGCTCCACAAAATCTACATCGGCGATAAAGATTCAACGCCTAATCCACAGTCTGAGCAAATGTATATGAACGAGAACGGTGATGTGGTGGTAACTGTGCTCAAGAATGGTGCATTGCGCCACTGTTTTTGGTCGGAGTCAACAGGACTCCTTGACATCACCACGTCTTTCACCAACACCAGCGGTGGACGACTGAACATCATGGGGATCAACAACCGCAGGGAGATGATCGCTGGAGGCTATTTTGGAAACGCCTACAAGCAAAACCTCCTCCTCACCCCAGTGCCAGAGCCATCTGAGCTGAT